The region TATCGTTTCGCTGGACTGGCGCGGCGGTGGCTTGCGCCGTGATGGGCTTCCCATTGATGGTTCGCGCCATGCGTCTTTCTTTTGAGTCGATCGACCGGCGCCTTGAACTTGCCGCGGGAACCCTGGGCGCAAGCCCCATCTGGACATTTTTTATCGTTAGCCTGCCGCTCGCGATTCCGGGCATCGTCGTTGGCGCCATATTGGCTTTCGCAAAAGCGCTCGGTGAGTTCGGTGCAACGATCACATTCGTTTCGAATATTCCGGGCGAGACGCAGACGATTTCAGCGGCGATTTACTCTTATACGCAAGTGCCGGGTGGCGATGAAAGCGCTTTGCGCTTGACCCTCGTGGCGATCGTCATTTCCTTTGCCGCGCTTGTGACCTCCGAAGTCATCCAACGGTTTGCGGAGAAGCGTATGGCGAGTTTCGAATGATCGATGTGGATGTCGGACTTAAAGTGGGCGTCTTTGATCTCCAAGTGGCCTTTAAAAATGGTGAAGGGCTCATCGCGCTGTTCGGCCAATCGGGATCTGGCAAATCGTTGACACTCAGCCTTATAGCGGGACTGCTGCGGCCAGATCGAGGTCGTATCGTTTTGGATGGCAATACACTTGTGGATGTCGAGCGCGGCATTTTCGTGCCGATGCACAAGCGCCGCATTGGCCTCGTCTTCCAGGATTCAAATCTTTTCCCTCATCTCAGTGTAAAACAAAATCTTTTACTCGGGCGTTGGTTCGCTCCGCGCCGCGACCGTGAGATCGATTTTGAGGCTGTGATCAAAACCTTGGGGATCGAAAACCTGCTTGCGCGGCGCCCGGCGCGTTTGTCGGGCGGCGAAAGGCAGAGGGTTGCAATCGGGCGGGCGCTTTTGTCCTGCCCAAAGCTTCTTCTCTTTGATGAGCCGCTGGCCGCGCTCGACATGCAGCGCAAGCTTGAGATCATGCCTTTGATCGAGCAAATCCGCGATGAATTCAAAGTGCCGATCGTGTATATTTCACACGCCTTAGAAGAAGTGGTGCGGCTGGCAACGACCATCGTTGTGATTGAGGCAGGAAGGGTCAAGGCCGTCGGCCGTCCCGACGAAGTTTTTGGCCGAGCGGCGGCACCTGCGGGTGAAGAGCGTTTTGATCGTTCCTCTGTTTTGAAGATGGAGGTTTGTGCCACCAACGCCGCCTACGGCCTGACCGAGCTAAAGCATCCGTCCGGCACCGTTTGGCTTGCCGGTCCCGCCGGGCCCATCGGAAGCGTCGCCCGGATTATCGTGAAGGCGACCGACGTCACACTCTCGCTTGGGCCGCCGCATGATCTAAGCACGCGCAGTGTTCTTTCCGGTATGATCGAGGGTATCGAAAAGGACGGCCCGCTGGCGATGGTCGCCATCGCGCTCAACGGAGAAGGGTATCTATTTGCGACAGCGACGCGCCATGCGATCGATGAACTCGGTCTCAAGAGTGGTGTTCGCGTCTTCGCCTTGCTTAAAACCTCGGCACTCGACGAGCGAAAAATCGCTTCCTTTCCCCGGGGCTAGACGGATCACGGTACGGCGTGGAAGCACCGGACAAATTTACGCCGGATCTTGTCTTGCCGCGAGCGTAGACTGCCTTATGCACTGAGAAATTATTTCTTCGATTGCATCCGATTGTTGCGTCATCGATCGCTTTGTGGGGCTTTGCGATTTCAGATTGCCCAAATGCCACTTCCTAAGAGCGCAGGTCATCCATACTTTCCTTTATCGGTAGCACCGGGCCACAGATAAACCGGAATTTTTCTGCGCCGCCGCCCGCTTGTGATCATCGACCCGCCATCTCGGGACTGCATAGCTCTCGGCGATAGAGGCGGTCGTATCGCAAATCCTC is a window of Methylocapsa sp. D3K7 DNA encoding:
- the modC gene encoding molybdenum ABC transporter ATP-binding protein, whose translation is MIDVDVGLKVGVFDLQVAFKNGEGLIALFGQSGSGKSLTLSLIAGLLRPDRGRIVLDGNTLVDVERGIFVPMHKRRIGLVFQDSNLFPHLSVKQNLLLGRWFAPRRDREIDFEAVIKTLGIENLLARRPARLSGGERQRVAIGRALLSCPKLLLFDEPLAALDMQRKLEIMPLIEQIRDEFKVPIVYISHALEEVVRLATTIVVIEAGRVKAVGRPDEVFGRAAAPAGEERFDRSSVLKMEVCATNAAYGLTELKHPSGTVWLAGPAGPIGSVARIIVKATDVTLSLGPPHDLSTRSVLSGMIEGIEKDGPLAMVAIALNGEGYLFATATRHAIDELGLKSGVRVFALLKTSALDERKIASFPRG
- the modB gene encoding molybdate ABC transporter permease subunit: MLDVSPAALIDLSPSEWTAILLSLRIAIVATIMSLPLGIFTAYALARWHFPGKMILNGVVHMPLVLPPVVTGFILLILLGRKGAFGQYLADIGIVLSFRWTGAAVACAVMGFPLMVRAMRLSFESIDRRLELAAGTLGASPIWTFFIVSLPLAIPGIVVGAILAFAKALGEFGATITFVSNIPGETQTISAAIYSYTQVPGGDESALRLTLVAIVISFAALVTSEVIQRFAEKRMASFE